Proteins from a single region of Phyllobacterium sp. T1293:
- a CDS encoding zinc-binding dehydrogenase, which yields MTDTMTAIVCHGPKDYRVETIAKPIAGPNELVIRIGACGICASDRKCWSGADMFWKDPWVKAPVVAGHEFFGYVAEMGPGADLHFGVALGDTVIAEQIVPCGKCRYCQSGSYWMCEKHDIFGFQKDVADGGLAEYMRIPSNARVHRIPSHMPLEDAAIVEPLACAIHTVNRGDVQLDDVVVIAGAGPLGLMMAQIAHLKTPKKLIVIDPVDERLKLAKGFGADIVINPKNEDAVARVKALTEGYGCDVYIEATGAPIGVTQGLQMIRKLGRFVEFSVFGHETTADWSIIGDRKELDLRGTHLGPYCYPVAIDLLDRKLVTSKGIVTHHYDMNDWDEALEVSARPDAVKVLMIPHLRQAAE from the coding sequence ATGACTGATACAATGACTGCCATCGTTTGCCACGGGCCCAAAGACTACCGGGTCGAGACGATCGCCAAACCCATTGCTGGGCCAAATGAACTGGTTATCCGGATCGGAGCCTGCGGTATCTGTGCATCGGACAGAAAGTGCTGGTCCGGCGCTGACATGTTCTGGAAGGACCCATGGGTCAAAGCGCCTGTCGTTGCGGGCCATGAGTTCTTCGGCTATGTCGCGGAAATGGGACCGGGCGCTGATCTGCATTTCGGTGTCGCACTTGGTGATACCGTCATTGCTGAACAGATTGTTCCTTGCGGCAAATGCCGCTATTGCCAATCCGGTTCTTACTGGATGTGCGAGAAGCACGACATTTTTGGTTTTCAGAAGGATGTGGCCGACGGAGGACTGGCTGAATACATGCGCATTCCGTCCAACGCCCGTGTACACAGAATTCCGTCTCACATGCCTTTGGAAGATGCTGCGATTGTTGAGCCCCTTGCCTGCGCCATTCACACGGTGAACCGGGGCGATGTCCAACTCGATGATGTCGTGGTCATTGCTGGTGCGGGCCCGTTGGGATTGATGATGGCGCAAATAGCGCATTTGAAAACACCGAAGAAACTTATCGTCATTGATCCTGTCGATGAGCGGTTGAAACTGGCCAAGGGGTTCGGCGCGGATATCGTGATTAACCCGAAGAATGAGGATGCGGTTGCCCGCGTTAAGGCGCTAACCGAGGGCTATGGCTGTGACGTTTATATCGAGGCAACAGGTGCGCCGATCGGCGTGACGCAAGGGCTGCAAATGATCCGGAAGCTGGGACGGTTCGTCGAGTTTTCGGTTTTTGGTCATGAGACCACAGCTGATTGGTCTATTATCGGGGACCGCAAGGAACTTGATCTGCGTGGTACGCATCTGGGGCCTTATTGTTATCCCGTTGCAATCGATCTTCTTGACCGCAAGCTTGTCACTTCAAAAGGAATCGTCACCCACCACTACGATATGAATGATTGGGATGAGGCTTTGGAAGTTTCCGCGCGGCCGGATGCTGTCAAAGTACTGATGATTCCGCACTTGCGTCAGGCTGCCGAGTAA
- a CDS encoding ABC transporter permease, with translation MVAGTAFKQQNLLRVLRQSPIFYPLIGLLAVSIIMVFASDSFLSVANITNIMRQVSIIAIIAAGMTFVILTGGIDLSVGAVMALAGTIAAGLMVAGLNASLALLAGIGIGIGIGVFNGGLVAFAGMPSIIVTLATMGIARGFGLMYSGGYPISGLPSWIKFFGGGTVLGVQMPILIMLVVYVLAWVLLERTPFGRHVYAIGGNETATRLSGVRVSRTKLFVYVLSGFTASIAAIVLTSRLMSGQPNAGTGFELDAIAAVVLGGTSIAGGRGSVIGTLIGALLLGVLNNGLNMMGVDPYVQNVIKGGIILLAIYIGRERRS, from the coding sequence ATGGTGGCTGGTACGGCATTCAAGCAGCAAAATCTGCTGCGGGTGCTCAGGCAGTCCCCGATTTTTTATCCATTGATAGGGCTTCTGGCCGTATCCATCATCATGGTTTTTGCCAGCGACAGCTTTCTATCCGTGGCAAACATTACCAATATCATGCGGCAGGTATCGATCATCGCCATCATCGCCGCAGGCATGACGTTTGTCATTCTGACTGGCGGGATTGATCTATCGGTCGGTGCTGTCATGGCACTTGCCGGGACCATTGCCGCGGGGCTCATGGTTGCTGGTCTCAACGCATCGCTGGCTCTTCTGGCAGGTATTGGTATCGGCATCGGTATTGGTGTCTTTAATGGCGGGCTGGTCGCGTTTGCGGGAATGCCGTCCATCATCGTCACCCTTGCCACCATGGGCATAGCGCGCGGATTCGGGCTCATGTATTCGGGCGGCTATCCCATCAGCGGCCTGCCATCATGGATCAAGTTCTTTGGCGGCGGTACAGTTCTGGGCGTTCAAATGCCGATTCTCATCATGCTTGTTGTTTATGTGCTGGCATGGGTGCTGCTGGAACGAACGCCGTTCGGGCGGCATGTTTACGCAATCGGTGGCAATGAAACTGCGACACGCCTTTCCGGCGTACGCGTTAGCCGTACCAAACTGTTCGTCTACGTTCTCAGCGGCTTCACTGCATCGATTGCAGCCATCGTCCTGACCTCCCGTCTCATGAGCGGACAGCCCAATGCCGGCACCGGTTTTGAACTTGATGCCATCGCGGCGGTCGTCCTCGGAGGAACGTCGATAGCGGGCGGGCGCGGCTCGGTTATAGGCACACTCATCGGAGCCTTGCTTTTGGGCGTGCTGAACAACGGTCTGAACATGATGGGCGTCGATCCTTACGTCCAGAACGTGATCAAGGGCGGGATCATTCTTCTCGCCATATACATCGGCCGCGAACGGCGCAGCTAA
- a CDS encoding sugar ABC transporter ATP-binding protein, which translates to MSPLLQVENISKSFVGIKALTDVSMIVKAGEIHALLGENGAGKSTLMKILCGVHRTDAGRILIEGQDCVFARYEDAVKAGVGIVFQEFSLIPYLNAVENIFLGRELRSAFGMLQRGCMRQRSRELLDRLGITIPLDEPVQNLSIAQQQFIEIAKALALDARILILDEPTATLTPTEAEHLFAIMRELRRQGVAMIFISHHLDEIFEICDRITVLRDGGFVGERAVGSTNIDELVEMMVGRKIEKSFPPKPLNPPRDEIALDVVELQLASGAPVNSFSLYKGEILGFAGLVGSGRTETALGIIGAIPTTRKKVRVHGKDAKLSSPSDALLQGIGLLPEDRKGEGLITSSSVRNNMTLNNLGKYKQLHFFIDRKAERDGALDMMKKVKLKANGPESRVDSLSGGNQQKIVIARWLNHHADILFFDEPTRGIDVGAKAEIYQLMRELTERGFSIVMISSELPEIVGMSDRVAVFKQGRIATILEPPQITPEDIMRYATAGETNHNAGIHHDFV; encoded by the coding sequence ATGAGCCCACTTTTGCAGGTCGAGAATATTTCAAAGAGCTTTGTCGGCATCAAGGCGTTGACCGATGTCAGCATGATCGTCAAGGCCGGTGAAATCCACGCGCTGTTGGGTGAAAATGGTGCCGGTAAATCGACACTGATGAAAATTCTATGCGGTGTCCACAGGACCGATGCGGGCAGAATTCTGATTGAAGGGCAGGATTGTGTCTTTGCCCGGTACGAGGATGCAGTCAAGGCAGGCGTTGGTATCGTTTTTCAGGAATTCAGCCTGATCCCCTATCTCAACGCGGTTGAAAACATATTTCTCGGGCGAGAGTTGCGCTCCGCTTTCGGCATGCTCCAGCGCGGATGCATGCGCCAGCGGTCGAGAGAACTGCTCGACAGGCTTGGCATTACTATTCCGCTGGATGAGCCGGTGCAGAATTTAAGCATTGCGCAGCAGCAGTTCATTGAGATTGCCAAGGCACTGGCGCTTGATGCACGCATTCTCATTCTTGATGAGCCCACCGCAACATTAACACCAACCGAAGCCGAGCATCTCTTTGCCATCATGCGGGAACTGCGGCGTCAGGGTGTTGCAATGATTTTCATTTCACATCACCTCGATGAGATCTTTGAAATCTGCGACCGGATCACCGTTTTACGGGATGGTGGTTTTGTTGGTGAACGGGCTGTAGGCTCGACAAACATAGATGAACTCGTCGAAATGATGGTTGGCCGCAAGATCGAAAAGAGCTTTCCGCCAAAGCCGCTTAATCCGCCAAGAGACGAGATCGCGCTCGATGTCGTTGAGTTGCAATTGGCGAGTGGTGCCCCGGTCAATAGTTTCAGTCTCTACAAGGGCGAAATTCTGGGATTTGCCGGGCTTGTGGGCTCAGGCCGTACGGAAACAGCGCTTGGGATAATCGGAGCAATCCCGACGACCCGTAAAAAGGTCAGGGTGCATGGAAAAGATGCCAAGCTCTCCAGTCCAAGCGATGCATTGCTGCAAGGGATCGGGCTGTTGCCGGAAGATCGCAAAGGCGAGGGCCTGATTACGTCCTCCAGCGTGCGCAACAATATGACGCTCAACAATCTGGGCAAATACAAACAATTGCACTTTTTCATCGACAGAAAGGCCGAGCGCGATGGCGCCCTCGACATGATGAAAAAGGTGAAGCTGAAGGCCAACGGCCCGGAAAGCCGTGTCGATAGTCTGTCTGGAGGCAATCAGCAAAAGATTGTCATCGCCCGATGGCTCAACCACCACGCCGATATCCTGTTCTTCGATGAACCCACGCGCGGCATCGATGTGGGTGCCAAGGCAGAAATCTACCAGCTCATGCGCGAACTGACTGAACGTGGTTTTTCCATTGTCATGATCTCTTCAGAGCTGCCCGAGATCGTCGGTATGTCTGACCGGGTGGCTGTGTTCAAACAGGGCCGGATTGCCACCATTCTTGAACCGCCGCAGATCACGCCTGAGGACATCATGCGTTACGCAACGGCAGGTGAAACCAATCACAATGCAGGTATCCATCATGACTTCGTCTGA
- a CDS encoding ABC transporter substrate-binding protein: MAFAQSKPLKIGMTFQELNNPYFVSMQEALNSAAKSLGADVVITDARHDVAKQIADVEDMIQQGINILLVNPTDSSGIEAAVQAAHDAGIIVVAVDANASGPVDSFVGSKNRDAGYMSCKYLAQALGGSGEVAILDGIPVIPILQRVEGCKAAWGEVPGIKIVEVQNGKQERDTALSVTENMIQAHPNLKGIFSVNDGGSMGVLSAIEASGKDIKLTSVDGAPEAVEAIGKGGAFIETTAQFPRDQVRIGLALALAKHWGAKVVPQALPIDVVVVDAKNASGFSW; the protein is encoded by the coding sequence ATGGCTTTCGCACAAAGCAAGCCGCTTAAAATCGGCATGACATTTCAGGAGCTTAACAATCCTTATTTCGTTAGCATGCAGGAAGCGTTGAACTCGGCAGCAAAATCGCTTGGAGCCGATGTTGTCATTACAGACGCCCGGCACGACGTGGCCAAGCAGATTGCCGATGTTGAGGACATGATCCAGCAAGGCATCAATATTCTTCTGGTCAATCCAACTGATTCCAGCGGTATCGAAGCTGCGGTACAGGCTGCTCATGACGCCGGTATCATTGTTGTCGCGGTGGATGCTAATGCCTCTGGTCCGGTCGACAGTTTCGTAGGCTCAAAAAACCGCGATGCCGGTTATATGTCCTGCAAGTATCTTGCACAGGCGCTCGGTGGTTCTGGAGAGGTCGCCATATTGGACGGAATTCCTGTTATTCCCATCCTGCAGCGTGTTGAAGGATGCAAGGCGGCATGGGGCGAAGTGCCTGGTATCAAGATCGTAGAAGTGCAGAACGGCAAGCAGGAGCGCGACACAGCCCTGAGTGTGACCGAAAATATGATCCAGGCGCATCCCAATCTGAAGGGGATTTTCTCGGTCAATGATGGTGGTTCGATGGGTGTGCTCTCGGCCATCGAAGCAAGTGGCAAGGATATCAAACTCACCTCCGTGGATGGTGCGCCGGAGGCGGTTGAAGCCATAGGCAAAGGCGGAGCTTTCATCGAAACGACGGCGCAGTTTCCCCGTGATCAGGTGCGCATTGGTCTTGCTCTCGCTTTGGCAAAACACTGGGGTGCAAAGGTCGTTCCGCAAGCGTTACCGATCGATGTGGTCGTGGTCGATGCAAAGAACGCATCTGGTTTCAGCTGGTAA
- a CDS encoding helix-turn-helix domain-containing protein codes for MRPDLEVVQICRGEAFKAWSHGYPYHTVRWHFHPEYEIHLIVETSGRYFVGDFIGEFEPGNLIVTGPNLPHNWVSNVPEGQVIERRGLIVQFTEQFIENTMSVFPELAVFKTILQESPRGLLFDPETAKAVKPNLSELVDAHGARRIALFMQIIHQLVNAQERKPLASHNYMPDPSGYMSVSMNRVLSYIAENLTSPKKESSLAAIAGQSASAFSRSFHKHTGMTPVQYINRLRINLACQLLMSEEEMSVTDICYEVGFNNLSNFNRQFLALKAMAPSRFRVLHAEQFARKAAA; via the coding sequence ATGAGACCAGATCTTGAAGTTGTACAGATTTGCCGTGGTGAAGCCTTCAAAGCTTGGTCGCACGGATATCCTTATCATACGGTTCGGTGGCATTTTCACCCTGAGTATGAAATCCATTTAATTGTAGAGACATCCGGCCGTTATTTCGTGGGTGATTTCATCGGTGAATTTGAACCAGGCAACCTCATTGTGACCGGACCAAATCTGCCTCACAATTGGGTCAGCAATGTGCCTGAAGGTCAGGTCATTGAGAGGCGCGGTCTGATCGTCCAGTTCACAGAACAGTTTATTGAAAATACGATGAGCGTGTTTCCGGAGCTTGCGGTTTTCAAGACGATTCTGCAGGAGAGCCCGCGCGGATTATTGTTTGATCCAGAGACAGCGAAAGCCGTAAAACCCAATCTGAGTGAACTCGTCGATGCGCATGGCGCACGTCGTATCGCCCTTTTCATGCAGATCATTCATCAATTGGTCAATGCGCAGGAGCGCAAGCCGCTGGCGAGCCACAACTACATGCCAGACCCGTCGGGTTATATGTCCGTGTCGATGAACAGGGTTTTGTCCTACATCGCCGAAAACCTTACATCGCCGAAGAAGGAAAGCAGTCTGGCGGCGATTGCGGGTCAAAGCGCAAGTGCGTTCTCCCGTTCCTTTCACAAGCATACGGGTATGACGCCGGTGCAATATATCAACCGGTTGCGCATCAATCTGGCCTGTCAGCTGTTGATGAGCGAGGAGGAGATGTCCGTTACGGATATTTGTTATGAGGTGGGTTTCAATAATCTTTCGAATTTCAACCGCCAGTTTTTGGCGCTGAAGGCAATGGCACCCTCGAGATTCCGCGTGTTGCACGCAGAACAGTTCGCGAGGAAAGCGGCTGCCTGA
- the pepT gene encoding peptidase T → MDVVERFLNYTRINTTTVPGAGHLPSSSGQSVLARLLAGELRALGLSVEERDHSIVVGTLPSNVTDKGRRIPTVAWVAHLDTSHEYNTDTHAQIIDYNGGDIVLNEALGVVMRAGEFPELERYVGDRIIVTDGTSLLGADNKSAIAEIMHAMQTLQSNPQIEHGDVKIVFVPDEEIGLLGAKALDVASLNADFAYTLDCCAIGEIVYENWNAGEFHITVRGQAAHPMSAKGKLRNAVLFAQQFISMLPAGERPEYTENREGYYWVKSIHGTVAEAGIVLDIRDSTQAGFEHRRHFVQNLVESFNQLHGAQTIVSTYTPMYRNVAESLQGSNRYAVDLALEAMRAIGVEPKSIPMRGGYDGAVLSEKGLPCPNLFCGAHNFHSLYEFLPVGSLIKASEMVVEILRRAANPDLG, encoded by the coding sequence ATGGACGTTGTTGAACGATTTTTGAATTACACCCGTATCAACACTACCACAGTGCCGGGGGCGGGACATTTGCCCTCAAGCTCGGGGCAGTCGGTTTTGGCGCGCTTGCTGGCTGGCGAATTGCGGGCGCTGGGTCTGAGCGTTGAGGAAAGAGACCACTCAATCGTAGTGGGTACGCTTCCATCCAACGTGACGGATAAAGGCCGTAGAATTCCGACCGTTGCGTGGGTAGCCCATCTGGATACCAGCCACGAGTATAATACGGATACGCATGCTCAGATCATAGATTACAATGGCGGTGACATCGTGCTGAACGAAGCACTTGGTGTCGTTATGCGGGCAGGCGAATTTCCTGAACTTGAACGTTACGTCGGTGATCGCATTATCGTCACCGATGGAACAAGCCTGCTCGGTGCAGACAACAAATCGGCCATCGCCGAGATTATGCATGCAATGCAGACTCTCCAGTCGAATCCGCAAATCGAGCACGGCGACGTGAAAATTGTCTTTGTTCCGGACGAAGAAATCGGTCTTCTGGGCGCCAAGGCACTGGATGTCGCATCTCTCAATGCAGACTTCGCCTATACACTGGATTGTTGTGCGATCGGCGAGATTGTCTATGAGAACTGGAACGCGGGTGAGTTCCACATAACGGTGCGGGGTCAGGCGGCCCACCCGATGTCCGCCAAAGGAAAACTGCGCAATGCGGTTCTATTTGCCCAGCAGTTCATATCCATGCTGCCGGCAGGGGAACGCCCTGAATATACGGAAAACCGGGAAGGCTATTATTGGGTAAAATCCATCCATGGCACCGTTGCCGAGGCTGGAATTGTCCTCGATATCCGCGATTCTACACAGGCCGGTTTTGAGCATCGGCGTCACTTCGTGCAGAACCTTGTTGAAAGTTTTAACCAGCTCCACGGTGCCCAGACCATAGTTTCCACTTATACCCCCATGTATCGCAATGTTGCCGAAAGCCTGCAGGGCTCTAATCGCTATGCAGTCGATCTGGCACTGGAAGCCATGCGGGCAATTGGAGTGGAGCCCAAGTCTATTCCAATGCGCGGTGGTTACGACGGAGCCGTACTCTCGGAAAAAGGTTTGCCATGCCCCAATCTCTTTTGTGGGGCTCACAACTTCCATTCGCTCTACGAGTTTCTTCCGGTTGGATCGCTCATCAAAGCGTCCGAAATGGTTGTTGAGATCCTGCGCCGTGCGGCTAATCCAGATCTTGGATAG
- a CDS encoding ABC transporter substrate-binding protein, giving the protein MKLPETIFSATILAIALSGPALTAASAKTLIYCSEASPDGFDAAATTSGATYDASARNVSNGLIKIKRGSTELEPGLAESWDISADGKEYTFHLRKGVKFQTTSYFTPTRDFNADDVIFTFDRQGNKANPYNGKGVWPQYNSYSFPSLIEKIEKLDDSTVKFILTRPEATMIASLSLTFAVIQSKEYADKLLADGKQDQLGLFPIGTGPYQFVDYQPDTVIRLQANPDYWGGKQKIDDLIFAVTPDASVRYQKLKAGECHVMAYPNPADIPEMKANPAINVLQKEGLNVGFLAYNTLAVPFNDVRVRKAINMAVNKQAIIDAIYGSTGIVAVNAIPPGVWSYNKAIKDDPYDPEQSKKLLAEAGVNDLSMKIWAMPVQRPYMPNARRAAEMMQADLAKVGIKVEIISYDWTEYLKRSLEKDRDGAVIVGWTGGIADPDNFLAALLGCQAIGSGNRANWCNEDFEKLIQAAKLTTDQAARTKLYEQAQVVFKEQAPWMTIAHQVVQQPISAKVKDFRVDPFGGNLFEDVDIEE; this is encoded by the coding sequence ATGAAGCTCCCCGAAACGATTTTTTCAGCGACCATTCTAGCAATCGCATTGAGTGGACCGGCACTAACCGCTGCCTCGGCAAAAACATTGATCTATTGCTCGGAAGCATCCCCGGATGGCTTCGACGCTGCTGCAACCACGTCAGGTGCAACCTACGACGCCTCCGCGCGCAACGTTTCCAATGGTCTTATCAAGATAAAACGCGGCTCAACCGAACTTGAGCCTGGACTTGCCGAGAGCTGGGATATTTCCGCGGATGGCAAAGAATACACGTTCCATCTTCGCAAGGGCGTAAAGTTTCAGACCACCAGTTATTTTACCCCAACACGGGATTTCAATGCCGATGATGTCATATTTACCTTTGATCGGCAGGGCAACAAAGCCAATCCCTACAATGGCAAAGGAGTTTGGCCACAGTACAATTCCTATTCATTTCCAAGCCTGATCGAAAAAATCGAAAAACTTGACGACAGTACCGTCAAGTTCATCCTCACCCGGCCAGAGGCAACCATGATCGCCTCCTTGTCGCTCACATTTGCGGTGATCCAGTCAAAGGAATATGCGGACAAGCTTCTGGCTGATGGTAAGCAGGATCAACTGGGTCTATTCCCTATCGGGACAGGACCCTATCAGTTTGTCGATTATCAACCGGATACGGTCATTCGGCTGCAAGCCAATCCTGACTATTGGGGAGGCAAGCAAAAGATCGATGATCTGATCTTCGCCGTCACGCCTGATGCCTCTGTCCGGTATCAGAAACTGAAGGCGGGTGAATGCCACGTTATGGCCTATCCGAATCCGGCGGATATTCCAGAGATGAAAGCCAATCCGGCGATCAATGTGCTGCAAAAGGAAGGCCTTAATGTTGGCTTCCTGGCATATAACACATTGGCTGTTCCTTTTAACGATGTTCGCGTGCGCAAAGCCATCAATATGGCTGTCAATAAGCAGGCGATTATCGATGCAATTTATGGTTCGACCGGGATTGTCGCCGTCAATGCAATCCCACCCGGCGTCTGGTCTTACAACAAGGCGATTAAGGACGATCCATACGATCCAGAACAATCGAAAAAACTACTGGCCGAAGCAGGCGTGAACGATCTTTCGATGAAGATCTGGGCAATGCCGGTTCAACGTCCTTATATGCCGAATGCGCGCCGCGCGGCCGAGATGATGCAAGCCGATTTGGCAAAGGTAGGGATCAAGGTCGAAATCATTTCCTATGATTGGACCGAATATCTGAAAAGATCATTGGAGAAGGATCGGGATGGCGCTGTCATTGTTGGTTGGACCGGCGGAATTGCCGATCCGGATAATTTCCTTGCAGCTCTTCTCGGCTGTCAGGCCATAGGCAGTGGCAATCGTGCCAACTGGTGCAATGAGGATTTTGAGAAGCTTATTCAAGCTGCAAAGCTCACAACGGATCAGGCCGCGAGAACCAAGCTATACGAACAAGCGCAAGTTGTGTTCAAAGAACAGGCACCATGGATGACGATTGCCCATCAGGTCGTGCAACAGCCCATCAGTGCCAAGGTCAAAGACTTCCGGGTTGATCCGTTTGGCGGCAATCTCTTCGAAGATGTTGATATAGAAGAATAG
- a CDS encoding response regulator transcription factor: MRYPVYLVDDDSAVREGLCLLFEAYKIDVVTFSDPVDFLQKVDPLPPGYLLLDLQMPELSGLELQRELISRDIIWPIIIITGHGDLNSCRDAFKSGVVDFLSKPVDQEQLFEALNKADRALVVALEKRETETLLATLTRRENEILSLVCRGWGSREIAGALNISLRTVDAHRANISEKLGTSSVAEFVQMKIAIQ, translated from the coding sequence ATGCGCTATCCAGTCTACCTCGTTGATGATGATTCTGCCGTCAGAGAAGGGCTTTGCCTGCTCTTTGAAGCCTACAAGATAGATGTTGTGACCTTCAGCGATCCTGTAGACTTTCTCCAAAAGGTTGATCCGCTACCGCCCGGATATTTGCTTCTGGATTTGCAGATGCCCGAACTGTCGGGACTGGAACTCCAAAGGGAACTGATATCGAGAGATATCATATGGCCGATCATAATCATCACCGGACATGGCGATTTGAACAGTTGCCGGGATGCATTCAAATCCGGTGTTGTGGACTTTCTTTCAAAGCCCGTTGATCAGGAGCAATTATTCGAGGCCTTGAACAAGGCAGATCGTGCGCTCGTGGTTGCGTTGGAAAAACGCGAAACAGAGACGTTGCTGGCGACATTAACTCGCCGTGAAAATGAAATCCTCAGCCTCGTCTGCAGGGGATGGGGCTCGAGGGAAATTGCCGGTGCCCTAAACATTTCGCTGCGAACGGTCGATGCGCATAGGGCCAATATTTCTGAAAAACTGGGCACCTCGTCGGTGGCGGAGTTTGTTCAGATGAAGATAGCCATTCAATAA
- the cfa gene encoding cyclopropane fatty acyl phospholipid synthase — MDLDLDNGSTRKAAPQPVTPSGTKASAIGTLGNLLGRAGIRINGDAPWDIQIKDERAPTRILAQGSLGLGESYMDGWWDCASLDIFFERIFQANLTEHVTAKDIVQTLKARLLNLQNSRRSWQVGKAHYDVGNDLFSAMLDSRLTYSCGYWREADNLEDAQAAKLDLVCRKLGLQPGMRLLDIGCGWGSLMQFASENYGVSCVGLTISKEQAEFARQKLSGLPVEFRLADYRSFNVDGQEKFDRIASIGMFEHVGHKNYGAFFDTSKRSLVADGLFLLHTIGRKRTRNVIDPWFDRYIFPNGELPSLNEISTSVDGRFVIEDVHNFGADYDKTLMAWHARFEAAWPQFATKYGERFYRMWRYYLLCMAGCFRARQIQLWQTVLSPSGVPGGHLRHS; from the coding sequence ATGGACCTTGATTTGGACAATGGATCGACGAGGAAAGCAGCCCCGCAGCCTGTGACACCCAGCGGCACGAAAGCTTCCGCTATCGGAACGCTGGGTAATCTTCTTGGTCGTGCCGGAATCCGGATTAATGGCGACGCTCCATGGGATATTCAGATCAAGGATGAAAGAGCCCCTACCCGCATACTGGCTCAAGGCAGCTTGGGACTCGGTGAAAGCTACATGGATGGCTGGTGGGACTGCGCGTCGCTGGATATCTTCTTTGAACGGATATTTCAGGCCAATCTGACAGAGCATGTCACGGCAAAAGACATTGTGCAGACATTAAAGGCACGTTTGCTCAACCTGCAAAATAGCAGGCGGTCATGGCAGGTCGGCAAGGCACATTACGACGTTGGCAATGACCTCTTTTCTGCAATGCTCGATAGCCGCCTGACCTATTCCTGCGGATATTGGAGAGAGGCCGACAATCTCGAGGATGCGCAGGCAGCAAAGCTCGATCTCGTTTGCCGTAAGCTCGGCCTTCAACCTGGAATGCGGCTTCTGGACATTGGTTGCGGCTGGGGCAGCCTTATGCAATTTGCTTCAGAAAACTACGGCGTTTCCTGTGTTGGATTGACGATATCCAAGGAGCAGGCAGAGTTCGCGCGTCAAAAGCTAAGCGGACTGCCTGTGGAGTTTCGTCTGGCCGATTATCGCTCGTTCAATGTAGACGGTCAGGAGAAATTCGACCGTATCGCATCAATCGGCATGTTTGAGCATGTCGGCCACAAAAATTACGGCGCTTTTTTCGATACCAGCAAACGCAGTCTGGTCGCAGACGGATTGTTTCTGCTGCATACGATTGGAAGAAAACGCACCCGTAACGTCATAGACCCGTGGTTCGACCGCTATATTTTCCCCAACGGTGAACTGCCATCCCTGAATGAGATATCCACCAGTGTGGATGGCCGATTTGTCATCGAAGACGTTCATAATTTCGGCGCGGACTATGACAAGACATTAATGGCGTGGCATGCTCGATTTGAAGCGGCATGGCCGCAATTCGCGACAAAGTACGGCGAGCGGTTCTATCGGATGTGGCGATACTATCTCCTGTGCATGGCAGGATGTTTCCGGGCTCGCCAGATACAGCTTTGGCAAACGGTTCTCTCGCCATCGGGTGTTCCGGGGGGCCACCTCAGGCATTCCTGA